In Neomonachus schauinslandi chromosome 8, ASM220157v2, whole genome shotgun sequence, the genomic stretch GAGAAACTGTGTGCATTAGTATTTGTTTATAGTAGTTTTCAATTTTCCAcacaatttcttcctttatctaTAGGTTAATAGATGCTATTGCTAGTTTTTCAAATACTTGGGCATATTCCtgatatcttatttttattaacttctagtttaattccattgtgacCAGTTAACatacaccatatgatttcattattCAGACTTTCTTATGACCTAGCAAAGAGTCcctcttggtgaatgttccacatgtacatgaaaaaaaaatgtataatctgCTGGTTAGGTGAAGGGTTCTCTAAATATCAATCAGTGCAAGTCAGTTATTAGTAACGTGTAAGTACTCCATCTCTTTTCTGATGTTCTTTCTACTTTGTCAATTGATTAGTGAGAGAGGGGTGTTGAAATCTCTAATTGTAactgaatttatttctcttttgaattttgttaggttttgcttcatatattttgctacTCTGTAACTGGAAACATACACATTTAGAACTGTTATGCTTCCTGATGAAATTATCCTTTAATCATTATTAAATGTCTCTTTTATCCCTGTCATCTCCCTTGCCCTGAAACCTACTTGAGTTTTCTCATATTATAGCCACTTCAGCTCTCTTATGCTTTTGCatgatctatttttttccattttttttctcattatctagttgtaaaaatatttgaatggtTTAAATACtaaatctttaaatattcaaaaatatttaaggtgGTGTTCTTGTTAATGGTTTGGTCtagcttctaaaaaaaaaaaacacatctggacaatctttgcttttgtttaggGTGCtaagacattttatatttattgttactATTGGTATTTTTAGATTTAGGTCTACTGCCTTGTCATTGCTTTCAATTTGCCCcatcattttttgtttcctttttctcttttttgccatCTTCTGGATTAATTGAATGTTAATTaactaattttatgattttatttaacttcatTAGCTTTTTAGCCcaaattttgttgttttgctttaccAGTTATCTTATATGTTACGGTATACATCTTTAAATTATCACAGTATACTTCAGGTGATAATATAAAACTTCACATATAAGAATCTTATAATAGTATATTTGCATACTTAATTTGATTCACcaaatttgtctattttattattttcctttaccattttgtatttatattttgttgtttttttatgtttgttttctaatttattactGTATTCTCTGCCTTTATCCTTATTagattattttagtattttttagttttattttgaagttcttatttttactttttaaattacatttactatttctttttaataataaatgtattttcagcTCTCAATTTTCTGTGTACTACAGACTTGGCCCTATCCCATGGGTTTTAATAAGTAGTATTCTGACTGctattcatttataaatacagaaaaactaGTTTAAATACCTTGTTTGATCCATGGGCTTTTTATGAAATATTGATagtcttattaatttttactaCATTTGCATTTTGGTTAGAACagtcagtttttataaatattttatatttacactgtataaatgtcatatttatatatatcatttattattcAGGTGTATATAACTGTGTGCTTACAATCCTGATATAGTTACCaacaaaatgaattcataaaGTAGTAGATCAGTAAGGAATTAAAAAGATTATCCAAACCAACTCTCTCACTGGATCTGTATCCTTATACATAACAACCGGTACTGTTTACAGGGGTAAGCAGGGTTTCTATGGTGGCTTAGAAATGCCATCGCCTGTCCAGCAAGGAGATAGAGTCCGGGGGGGCCAAGGAGGCTAGATTTTGGAGGGCAGAATACCTTGGAGGGGAGAATTGCAAACAAGAGAGCTTCAGAGACCTGTAAAGTGTCTCCAACTGAGTTCTGCTCAGTGTAAcatctttaaatatctttcaaGGAAAAGATTGAAAGAAACATTATCCAAAATTCAGACAAGATTGAGACTAGTTGCTTTTCCCAACAGCCAAGGTAAAAAATCTCTCTACAAAGAGTCATACTTTGACAATGTACTAGAGGATAAATCAGAATAAGAATAAATCAGTGCTCATCTGTGAGTGGGCAATGATATTAAGAGGAAgcctgttgggtttttttgggggggcagggagaaaaaaaggtctTCCCTGAGAAAAATCCtaagagacaaaccaagacaaTGTCTGTGCtacttctcccttctttctttgggAAATAGAGAcctatttcccttctttctttggaaaatagagaCCTATTTCCTGTAGCTACAACAATTTATGTAGCAACCATGAGCGCAATAAACTGAGTATTTGTGtcccccctcaaattcatattttatttttttatttttatttttttaaagattttatttatttgacagagagagacacagcaagagagggaacacaagcagggagagtgggagagggagaagcaggctacccgctgagcagggagcccaatgcggggctggatcccaggaccccgggatcctgacctgagccgaagacggacgcttaacaactgagcctcccaggcgtcccaaattCATGTTTTAGAATCCCAAcacctaatgtgatggtattaggaggtcagacctttgggaagtgattaggtcatgtgggtagagccctcatgaatgggattagtgccctgataAAATGAACTCCAGAGAGTTCCCTCACTTTCTTTCTACCATGAGAGGATCCAGGACAAGTCTGTAGCTCAAAGAGGGATCTCAGAACTTGACTGTACTGGCACCCtggtctcagacttccagcctctagaatggtgagaaataaatttctgttgtttataagccacccaatctatggtaccttgtttttttttttttttttaagattttatttatttatttgacagagagagacatagcgagaaagggaacacaagcagggggagcgggagagggagaagcaggcttcccgcagagcagggagcccgatgcggggctcgatcccagaaccctgggatcatgaccggagccgaaggcagacgctcaacgactgagccacccaggcgccctatggtaCCTTGTTATAACACTCCAAATGGCCTGAGAGGAGTCAACCAGCTTGTGGGTAGAATTTTGAGAGTGGTGGAAAGATAACATTTCCAAAATACCAAAGGATTATCTGATAGAGTCCTCAGAAAGGATTTGCCTTGGTAAGGTGGCAAAATTAATCCTTCAGTAAGAACTACACTGGTTCCATTtaacaaaacttaaaaggaagCACAGAGGATCAAccatttccaagtaacttaactgtgcCCCAGAATAAAGTTTAAGAATAttcatgagaagaaaaaaatatccctCATCCAACAAGGTAAAACACACAATGTCTGGCATCGAATAAAAAATTtacttccggggcgcctgggtggctcagtcggttaagcgactgccttcggctcgggtcatgatcctggagtcccgggatcgagtcccgcatcgggctccctgctcggcgggggggtctgcttctccctctgccctcttccctctcgtgctctctgtctctcattctctctgtctcaaataaataaataaaatctttaaaaaaaaaaaaaattacttccgAAGGTGCAGGAGAATAGATCCAAGATAAACATGCTTGTGTTTGTGCGAGGATTGATGAAAGCAATCCACCCTGGGTGCAGGCAATAAAAGGTGGGCTAtctatagagaatttaaaaataataataaagtggaCTAAACATTGTTGCTGTTTCTTAGCACATAGGGCCAGTGATTCTAAACAAGGACTGAATAAATACTCCTTCCTTTCAGGGTGGGCTATCCCCACAGCCTCCACTCTTTAAGTTGCCACTGGACTACTCACTCAATATCTCATAAAGGTACTAAATCTTAGTTATCTTTGTCTATGAACTCTTAGTACAGTGTATATTCAATAACAGATACTTAACAGCTCTTTGTTGAACGAAAATAAGTTGGCCCTTTTCCTGTGCTTTCTATGTGGAGAAAGCCTCAATGATTTAAAATCCTAAATCTAGAAATTCATAATATTAAACATAGGCTGAATAATGcttaagaaaaaattgaaaatctcaGTATTTGACTGACTATACTCTACTAATAAGGCATCGGTACAAGGCAgtcataaagattttaaatgatacCAAATAAAGGTGATTATTGGTGAGACAGGCAGATAAAAAGAATACACTGAACTGATAAaagtttttctgaaataatttcataGCTCTTCAGGaagtataatttaatatatagttTTTCAGTTCAATAATCTTGAACATAAAAGCTATAGTTGTTAGGATATCTgtgagaggtgtttttttttttttttcaacaagaaaCAAGGAAACCATTCACAATATTTGCCatagcattttaaatttatttggtgGCTATATTACCATatcatttaatgttaaaaatgtcaagaaaacAGTATAATgctaaaaatgtaattatttcatttctttaagttAGTGATCAAACTATAGAATGACTCTTAATAATTAATTTACAACTTTTGTGCTTAAGTTACATTTTATATGAATGCAAGTATAATTACACCCTCAAAGTGTAGCCAAAAGGGTTCAGCCTTTACATTTAGGAGATCTGAATTCTAATGTGGTTATATGACTTTGGGCATATATATTAACCTCCCTGAGACTCAATTTTCCACTCTGTgtaaaagagataataaaagttTCTCTGGCCACAAAATACTGTGATTATTTAAGATGTTTTGTGTGAGAGAACTCTGTAAAAGTactatttaaaaaagagttaacattagttctgtatatattttctactacatgacaaaattaaaatagaatgtgATGTTTGTTCGAGAATACCTGCCTTAGAACttagtataatattttatattagacATGAAGTTCAGACACACTGAAGTAAGTTTAAAGAACAGATATTTATGTTTGAAATTGAGATACTCACTGAATAagatgaaactaaaaaaaatgattgataaAGAATTGTGGCATGACAGTAGGTAATTACCCTTTTGGTCATTGCCTGATTAGAAAGCAAAATCTTCTAAATATGATCTCAAAAACTTCAGCAACACATAATATTACTGTAATCACAGTAAATGTATACATCGCAATGAGAAAAATGGTCTTCTCAAAGTGTTCTGGCACCATGCATTTTATAACAGTAAATTTTTTCCCGAGAGATCCAGCATCACACAGGTAGAGGGGTTTAACTTGGAAACCAAAGAGGTGAATCTGAAGCCAAAATGCTATCACCTCTAGACTAATTCTTAATAAAACAGAGAGGATATAAATCACAGTGTAGATAGGCTTTTGAAGAATGCATTCTTGATTGATGCTTTTACATGCAGCATAAAGATGGAAAATAGCTCCAGGAACCAGGACAATCACTAGTTGTAAGGCCCAGAACACCTAAAGCATGTCAGAAATATCTTAGTCAAATCAGCCAACATATTACCAAAAACACATGAAAGAGACTGACTCTCAACAGAGGCAAACTTAACAATTCTAAGTTCCGTAAGTCTTatgagcaataaaaataatataatgaagatagtaatgttgagcatatttAATTACtgagatgtttaaaattttaaattttagtaactGTAAAAATGTATTCCTATTTTGCTGTCCTCACTTACCaattatgaataataatgaagtattttattttagtagcTACCCAATTTCCATTTTCTAATTACAGGCCTAGAGTATAATACTAACATTAATAGATAACAGAATTGTGGAGATGGAAGAAACTCTTGACCAACTAAAATTAATTTACGTGAAATATATAGCCAGTTAGAGAACAAGTAATAATTCTAGAAATAATACCTGTTAGGGTATTCTTCATCTTATTAtgacattattttacatttaaaaagaaaacaatttttatctGGCATAGGGGAAGGTTTACGTGCACACAGAAAAACTTACTTGTGGAGTGATTGGCCTAAACTGATTGTAACAGaagagatttatttctcttttgtctggATCACAACTGAAGTGCAAAGCCTCATTCCCATAGACTGCAAAACCTAACACCCCAAGGAAGAACATTCTTACTGATCCAAAGAAAAGGGTGTGGAATTGACCGATCACGGTTGGAGGCTTCACCTGTTAATGGTTTTAGGAGAAAAAGGTGTTTTGAAAACAAACATTAAAGAAGTACATTTTAAaggatgttttcattttcacattttcaaatatttaagattCATGAATTTTTGAAGCAAGATAGAACTTTAGACCTCATTAAGCCCAATGCAAATTCTGCATCATGAGATTGCTCACCACTTTGCACTCCGAAAATATGAAATGCAACAGTCAAATAGGGACATGTTGCTAATCAAATGTATAatcttggaaatatttaaaaagctctGAATTCAATGACTATCCTTCCTACCCCCGTAATCCTTTTgcaataaaatcaagaaaatcttaaaatatctaGGACCTCTTTTAGAAAATTAGATAACAAATCTAATATTAAATTCATTGGTATGCACAGTATCTTAACAACCAAATGATGTTTATTTAATTGTCATTACAGCTTATTTTCCACTTCTTAATTATCAGATTGACAAGAGAGTGAGCTACTTTAAAACACTAACAGCTAAAAGTACTTCCTGAATTATTCTAGTTATAGTTTTAAATTCAGAATATTCTGAAGTATACGGTTGATATTTATATTATTCTCCATATATGTAGAGGTTCTTATTCATCAACACTTATGAAATCAGGTTAAAATACAAGACAAGACTCAaacaattgttttttgtttgtttgtttgtataatACTTACACATCCTTCATAGACGTTTTTGATGTAATTTAGAGACATGTCTCAGGAGCTGTTATCCTGGCATCCCTGCGGGTTAATTCTTGACCCACATTGCCACTTCGCTTCTGCCAGAATAAAACTCATATTCTCTCATGACTCTTACAGCAGAAAACACTTATCCCTGCaaatttctctcccctcctccttttcttttttttttttttttttttcatagatctCTGGGGCCCCAGTCAACTTTCCTATCTCtgtcccaaaacaaaacaaaacaaaaacaaagaaaagcagagggcATGTGGTCAATGTAATAATCCCTTTACTTACACCGTCAGCAGAGCCAGCCAGACAGACAGGAGTGCCAGCAAAGCAAGAGGCCAGTCCAACAAGGGCTCTGAGCACTCAGTGCCTCTCAACTACCTGAGAATTGCCTATATGTAAATCAGTGGATTCTTAAGCTTAGAGTTTTCTCCAAAATTTCCAGTGatcttccccccccgccccccaccatttAGGTATGTCTGAAAAGATAATTACATGGGAAATATTCCTGACtctttcttgtttacttttatgGAATAGGACTAATTTCTGGGACATTTAAGAAACTGTAACACAGGTTATGACAGCTATTACAGCATCGAATATTATGGATATGTTgctatatttgtctttttgctgaATGCTTACTGTGGACGTGGAAAAATCTGCAGTTAGATCTCTATTCTGAGTGAAAAGATAGTGTCCTGCCAACCAAGATGAGACCAGGATCAGCACAAATCATGTGAACAATCCtgccttccctttcttttgtCCTTCAATAAATACATCAAGTGCTAGACATTGTTATGAGTGCTGGGATCAGCAGGGACCAGAACAGACAAGGAGATGCCTTCCAAATGATACATCTGTATAATATCTTCTACCCACTATACTTCCATACAGCCAATGGTGGATCAAATCTGCTTCTTCACCTGCTTTCCTCATCTTAGTTTTGTTTGTGATCTGGGAAAGTTGTAACTCTTGACAACTTCACTGCTTAGCAAGCAGAGAAGTGATTGTATAACACATGCAATTATAGCCAATGGGCATGGGGCAGTGGCCTTGTTGAATAAGAGTGTTGTACTGGATAGGGAAAATAAACAATGTAATGTTCTCTCAGAGCTGTTGGATGAGAGAAATTGCTGTATATTCTCATCTTCTCAGAAACAGAATTCCAGGTTTGCTATGTATCAGTTTCTATGAAGGGGTATCCAAAAGCCAAACTATCTTTTGCATGGCAGGAATCTTGCTTTGACTTCTACCATGTGCAAAAATGAATGTGTTTGTTTAGACCATTATATACTATGGTGAGACATGTAAAAATCATCAAAGTCTTCCTGTGTTTTTTCAGAGATGAACAAAATTAGCTTGAACCTTAATTGCATGTGTAGATGGGAGAAACACAGTATCATTTTCATTGTTGGGATCTATAAGGGACCAGATAAATAATACTGCTCTTCCCTTTATAGGTTATGATCCAATCAAGTCATAAGACAAAAGGATAAAGCACATGGAGGCCAAAATATCACCCTTATTATACTCTTATTACCCTAAAGATTATGTTGGAAGAGGGATGTGGTTTATCTCTTTGGGAAAGTGTGATTCTTAGGCAGACACAGCTGCAGGCCTCGTCAATGCTGTATCACGGCTGCCTTTCCCACATGGAGTGCCTCCCTGCCTCTTTAAGATTTTTGCATGAGAAGAGCAGAGTAGACCTGCTGATCTCTGTGGACAACTGGCTTCCAAGGGGAAAATGCTAAGAAGTAAATGATGAATGCCCAGTTTTGCCTTCCAAACGTAAGGTAAAGTCACCAGCTAAGACAGTGGCTATAGTGACTCGGGCCTCACATGTTTAGCAATTGGTAGAGCTGTTAATTAGGATGACAACCTGACTTTCTTTACATGCTAACAGCTGAGGGTACCAGAAGCAGCAAAAGAGGACAATCCCCAATATGCAAGCATTATTTAATCCTCTGCTTGCTTCGTGTTTGCTAATGTTACATTAGACAAAGTAAGTTATACCGCCAACCCAGATTCGAGAAATAGCTACTACCTCTTGACTGATCTGCAGTCACATTGCAGAGGTATAggtacagaaataggaaaaatttgtgactaattttatattctatcaCAATATGCCCTCTGATCACATATATTCATATCTCTTGCACATGTTTTCACCCTCATTCCAGAATGGTGAAAGTCTTATCAAATGCTCTAATTAGGGTTGAAGTTCAAGGTTTTGTGATTTGCTTCATGTGCAAATCTGGATGTGGTTGATATGTGGCTCCTTGTGATCTAGAATctaatgaaacaaaaggaaaagttatCTTCCACACAACGTTAATGCACAGTAGTGATACAGGGATAGGATGACTCTAACAGACACCTCCACTTCCAAAGTGGAAGAGCAGGAGGCACGCTGCTGTCACTGGCccatagcaattctgaaatttTGCATAGGACGTGATGCCAGTTCTCCCTATTCTGAAGGCAGAGAATATCCCATGATTAAGGCATAGTGCTACTCCTTGAAAGATGCTTCCCAGTCTACTGTACTGTACTTCTTAATCGAAGTGGTTTCTTGGTGCATTGTTGTCAATAGTCTGTGGCTCCATCCTCTGTGTTCTTTGCTGAAAATATATGACCACTTTCATCAAAAAATGGTTGCATTTGAAGCTGAATATTTTCCTCAGACTGCTCCCTGCAGAAATTTGGAGGgccagaagtcttttttttagtTTGACTAATATCCATTTGATTCGAACTAGtagttgttttgcttttgtttgttttgtttgctggtACAACTCTCTTAATCACTTTTTTAGTTTCCAATATATCAGTTTTAATGCACTTAGTTTGAAAAAAGTTATACCCacaattgttttaaagaaaggattaAGCTTCTCTGAGACcatgcttttaaagatttttaatagcTTTGGTCTAATTGGGATGGTCATTAGTcatgtcttaaatattttgagttttatcGAAGGATGTTATAGTCATACTATTGATTTGCTTTAGGAATTTTTACATGCCAGGGAcactagaaatgaaaaacaaacaaacaagccaaaaaGAATTCCCATGTTGCAAGTCCTGATTCCTctgtattttccccaaattttgcCTGCAATCTCATCTCTAGGTCCCTTCACTAGGTCATCACTCTCTTCTTATACCTTATCAAATGTGGCTAGGAGTACCAAGCTGTTAACTTCTAGAGTTCTTTCTGAATTGCTTCTTAGCCAGAGTCAAATTTTCATTAGTATGttttttatctttcatgttaTTTCAGGTGACTATTGTGCTGATTGTCTTCGTATTATATCATATGAGTCACCATATTTCCAACCTGCTACAGTTGTTTTCTCAATGCTTTTCCAGCTTCCACTAATAGTTTCACATTGCTTTTCCTGCCTTTGGTAATAGTTTCTTTGTTACCTTTTCACCTTCTGCCTACTGCCTTGTTCCAAAGATGATGCCACATTTTTAGGGTTTTGTTCTAGTAGTGCCTGATCCTTGGTACCAACATCTGTATCAGTTAAGAATTTTTTCATAGCAAGCCACTCTCAAATTTAATGGCCAAAGTAGAaagcatttattttgctcatggtTTAGGAGGTTATTTCTCCTTGTCTGGACTGGCTTAGTGATCTCTGTTGGGTTCTTGAGTGCATATGTGGTTAGTCAACAGGTCAGCTGCCAGGTGGATTATCCAGGATGACTTAACTCACATGTCTGGAGGTTGGCAGACTTGGGCCAGAGTGATCGGGGTGACTAAGGCACATGTCTCTTGTCATTCTGGAGACTGGCCCCAACTTCTGCTTGTGGTGGGAATTACAGAATTTCCAAAACAGAGAGTTGAAAAAGCCAAAAGTGCA encodes the following:
- the GJE1 gene encoding putative gap junction epsilon-1 protein, with the protein product MSLNYIKNVYEGCVKPPTVIGQFHTLFFGSVRMFFLGVLGFAVYGNEALHFSCDPDKREINLFCYNQFRPITPQVFWALQLVIVLVPGAIFHLYAACKSINQECILQKPIYTVIYILSVLLRISLEVIAFWLQIHLFGFQVKPLYLCDAGSLGKKFTVIKCMVPEHFEKTIFLIAMYTFTVITVILCVAEVFEIIFRRFCFLIRQ